The genomic window TGCGCGGCAACCACATCGAGAAACTCGACGATGCGAAGCAGGTGCTGTCCTCCGCCGAGGAACTGGTGCGCGACGACCGCGAGATCCGGATCGACCTTCCGGACACCGCGGTGTTCCCGGGCCAGCAGGTGATCGTGCTCCCCGAGACACGGCTGCGCAGTGGGCAGACGGTCGAGTTCGAGGTCGTCGGCCCCGAGCGGATCGCTCTCGCCGGCCGCAACGGGGTCGGCAAGACGACGCTGCTCCACGAGATCGCCCGCCACGGGGCCCGGGTGCCGTTCGCGATGCTGCCGCAGCGTCTCGACGTCTTCGACGAGGACGCGTCAGTCGCACAGAACGTCGCGGCCGCGGCCCCGCACGCATCCGCCGAGCAGGTGCGCGGCGGGCTGGCGCGGTTCCTGTTCCGGGGTGCCGACGCCGACGCACCGGTGTCGACGCTGTCCGGTGGGGAGCGGTTGCGGGCCGCGCTGGCGATGTTGCTGGCCGCCGACCCGCCGCCGCGACTGCTTCTGCTGGACGAGCCGACCAACAATCTCGATCTGCCCAGTCTCGAGCATCTCGTCCAGGCGCTGGACGGGTTCCGCGGGGCGCTCGTGGTGGTCAGCCACGACGAGCAGTTCCTGTCGGACATCGGGATCACCCGCACCGTCGTATTGGACGGGTCGGGGTTCGTGGGCGACGCTTAGCCTGGAGGTGTGGTGATGGAACAGGCGATCAATCCGGTCGACGGTGTCGGTGTGGCGTTCCGCGTGATCGGGGACGGGACGCCGCTGATGCTGGTGCACGGGACGGCGCTGTCGAGTGCGATCTGGCGGGCGTTCGGCTACGTGAAGGCACTGCGTCACGAGTACCAGTTGATCCTGCCGGACATGCGCGGTCACGGTCGCAGCGACGGACCGTACGAACCTGCCTCGTACGCAATGGATCTTGTGGTCGGCGACGTCCTGGCGATCCTCGACCGGCTCGGTCACGAGCGTGCCCACTATCTGGGGTACTCGTTCGGTGGGCGTGTCGGGTTGTCCGTGGCTGCGGCGGCGCCGGATCGGCTGCGCACCCTCACCGTCGGCGGCGGGAGCAGCCGCCCCCAGGCCGGATCGTTCGATCGTTTGTTCTTTCCCGGCTGCGTCGACGTACTCGACCGCGACGGCATGACGGCGTTCCTCGACACGTGGAACGCGCACCGCTCCACCCCGTTGGATCCGGCGACGCGGGCGGCGTTCGATGCCAACGACCCGCGTGCTCTCGTCGCCTACATGCGTCGCGCCGAGCAGGAACCGGGTGTGCCGGACTCGGTCCTGGCGTCCATCACCCTCCCGACACTGCTGTTCGTCGGCTCCGAGGACCGCATGCGCCTCGGCGACACCCGGCGGATGGCAGCGCTGATCCCCGGCGCGGAGCTCGCGGTGCTCGACGGCGACCATGCGACGACGGTCATGGCCTCCGGTGACGTCCTGTCCGTGGTCGGGCCGTTCCTCGAGGCGCACTGACCGGGTCGGCCCAGATGTCCATGGGCACGGCTTCGACGCTGCGCCCGTGGTCGTCGAGGATGCGTCCCATGCGTTTGACGGTGTGCAGGGTGATGGTGCGGCCCTGGATGTCGAGGGACGGGACGAGGTGCCGCAGCGTCCTCTCCACACGGTGGACGTCGTCGAGGGACCGCACCCACACCGAGTGGTAGAAGTTGGCGGGCGCCCCGGCGAGCGCGAGGCAGGCCCGGGTTTCGGGCAGCGCGACGAGGCGTCGGCCGACGTCGGTGCAGTCGTCGACGGGGACTCGCGCCCACACCGACACCGATATCGGCCAGCCGGACAGCGGTTGCGCAATATCGCAGCGCAGCAACGCGTTCCGCCCGAGAAGTGCCGTCAGCCGGCGGCGCACGGTGGTGACACTGCAGCCGAGTCGCACCGCGATGTCGGTGAGCGGGGCGCGGCCGTCGTCGAACAGGCAGGCCAGCAGCCGCCGGTCGGTGTCGTCGAGGGGGTGCAGCGGGGCCCGCCCGCGGCGGGCGGGCGGGGTGAGGCGGCCGCGCTGCTCGCCGTCGAGGGCCCGCACCTGCCAGTCACCGCCGAGCGCGTACGGGCGGATCACCGGATGTGTTCGGGTCGAGCGGATTCCAGGGAGTTCCTCGATGTCCAGCAGGAGCCTCGACAGTGCCGCGACGTCGACGACGCTCACGGTGAGCAGGAGGCCGTGGCCGCCGCTGGTGTGCTCGACGGTGAGGACGTGCGGTCGACGCGACAGTGCGTCAGCGGTGGTCCGGGCTGCGCCGGCGACGCATTCGACCTCGATCAGTGCGGCGGTCTGCGGGCCGGCCGGGTGCGCGGTCACCCATGCCGAACCGGAGTCCGCCAACCGCGTCCACCGGCGGGCCGCGGTCACGGGGTCGATGCCGAGTGCGGCGCCGACCGTCGTCCACGAGGCCCGCGGCGCGAACTGCAGGGCGTTGACCAGCCGCAGATCGACCTCGTCCAGTTCGGCACATTCCTGCATTCGGATCTCTGTCACGACAGAATCCTGCACTTCAGCGGCTCTGGGCGCACGTCGTGGACATCATGCAGCGATATCCGAGACGAGAGGGGATCATCGTGTCGCTCACCGACGACGCCCGCACCCTGCAGGACGATCTGGTCCGGCTGCGCCGGCAGCTGCACGCCGAACCGGAAGTGGGCCTGCATCTCCCGCGCACCCAGGACCGTGTCCTGCAGGCTCTGGACGGGCTGCCGCTCGAGGTCACGACGGGGTCGGCGTTGTCGTCGGTCACCGCGGTCCTGCGCGGTGGACGCCCCGGCCCGACGGTGTTGCTGCGCGGCGACATGGATGCGCTACCGGTGGGCGAGAAGGTGAACGTCGACTATGCGTCGAGAGTGCCGGATCGGATGCACGCGTGCGGGCACGATCTGCACACCTCGATGCTGGCCGGGGCCGCCCACCTGCTGGCGGCGCGCCGCGAGCAACTCGCGGGTGACGTCGTGTTCATGTTCCAGCCCGGCGAGGAGGGCTACGACGGGGCCGGGCACATGCTGGTGGAGGGGGTGCTCGAGGCGTCCGGGTCGCGTCCGGTGGCGGCGTACGGGCTGCACGTGAGTGCGTCGGGGGCGCCGGGCGGCGTGTTCGTCACCCGGAAGGGCCCGTTGATGGCCGCGAGCGACGTCGTGACGGTGACAGTGCTCGGTCGCGGCGGGCACGGGTCGGCCCCGTACGCGACGCTCGACCCGATTCCCCCGGCCTGCGAGATGGTGACGGCGCTGCAGACGTTCGCGGCCCGCTCGTTCCCGTCGTTCGATCCGGTGGTGATCACCGCCGGCGCATTCCACGCCGGTACGGCCGCGAACGTGATCCCGGACGACGCCCGGTTCGATCTTTCGGTGCGCAGTTTCTCGCAGGAGAACCGAGAGAAGGTGCGCGACGGCATCATTCGGGTGTGCCGGGGCATCGCCGCCGCGCACGGCATGGACGTGGACGTCGACTACCACGAGCAGTACCCGGTGACCGTCAACGACGACACCGAGGCCGAGTTCGTCGCCGACGTCGTCGCCGAGACGTACGGTCCGGAACGGTTCGCGTGGCAGCCGCAGCCCGCGACGGCGTCGGAGGACTTCTCCCGCGTCCTCGACGAGATCCCGGGCGCCTTCGTGTTCCTCGGCGCCTGCCCCGCCGACCGCGACCCGACCAAGGCCGCCTACAACCATTCACCGCACGCCGAATTCGACGACAGCGTCCTCGCCGACGGGGCCGCGCTCTACAGCGAACTGGCGGTGCGGCGGCTCACCACGAGTGTCCGTGACGAGCCGCACGCACGCGCACGCTAGGAGGTGTGCTTGATGTTGAGCACGCGGGTCTGTAGGTAGTCTCCGATTCCTTCGATCCCGCCCTCGCGGCCGAACCCGCTGGACTTGATCCCGCCGAACGGCAGTTCCACTTCGACGGCGTTGTGCTGGTTCACCCAGACCGATCCGGCGGCAAGGCGTTCGGCCACCTCTGTGGCTGCGGCCTCGTCCGTACCCCATACCGACGCGCCGAGCCCGAACTCCTGACTGTCGACCGTGGCGACGACGTCGTCGAGGGACGTGTACGCGACCACGGGAAAGACCGGTCCGAATTGTTCGAGTGCCACGAGATCGAAGGTGTCGTCGACGTCGCGGACCAGGGTGGGTTCGAGGAAATACCCGGGCAGATCGGTGCCGCGTCCTCCGCCCGTCACGATGGTGGCGCCGCGGGCGACCGCGTCGTCGAGCAATCCGTGTACGAACTCGAGCTGCGCCTTGCTGTGCAGCGGCCCCATCGTGGTGGCGGGGTCGAGTCCGTCACCCACGGACAGTGCCGCCGCGTGTGCCGCGAAGGCCTGGCAGAACTCGTCCACCCTGCCGGCCGGGACGTAGGCACGTTTGGGTGCGACGCACATCTGGCCGGCGTTGAAGAACGCCGATCGGGCCAACGACTGTGCGGTGTAAGCGATGTCGGCGTCGTCGAGAACGATCGCCGGGTCGTTGCCGCCCAACTCCAGTGTCACGGGGGTGATCGATTCGGCGGCCTGCTTCATGATCAGCCTGCCGACCTGTGTGGATCCGGTGAACGACACCTTCCGGATCAAGGGGTGCTCGACGAGGGTGCGGCCGACGTCCGGTCCGCCGTGCACGATCTGCAGCACGCCTTCCGGCAGGATCTCCGCGAGGAGCTGCACCACTGTGTCCACGACCAGTGACACGGACTCTGCGGGTTTGACGACCACGGTGTTGCCGGCGGCGAGTGCCGGCGCGATCTTCGCCACCGTCAGGAAGACGGGGAAGTTCCACGGCACGACAGCGGCCACCGCACCGAGTGGGATCTTCTGAACCCGGGCGGTCCGGCCTGCGGCGTCGGGGCCCGGTTCCTCGTCCGGCCAGTCGGCCTCGGCGGCGTGCGTCAGATGTTCGGCGCTGATCCAGATCTCGCCGCCGGCCTCGGCGGCGGTCTTGCCCTGTTCCCGCACCAGCAGCGGCACGATGTCGGCCGCTCGGAGTGTCAGCGCATCGGCGCAGGCCTGCAACAGTTTCTGCCTCAGGGCACGGTCGGCGCTCCAGCCGGGGAAAACGTCGTTCGCGCGGCGGACGGCCGTGTCCAGCTCGTGCAGTGACGTGACCGGTGTCCGGCCGATTTCGTCGAGAGTGGCCGGGTTGATCGAGACGAGTTCGTCCATGTCGTGCTCTCCTGTCGAAGTGGAGGTTCGGTCAGCGTCCGCACCATCGGGGTGTGCGTCCTTCGAAGAACGCGCTGATGCCCTCTGCCATGTCCTCCGATGCACGGAAGGCATCGACGGCGTGTTCGGTGGACCGCCATCCGAGGGCGTCCTCCGCTGCGGTGAGGGCGCGTAGTGCCCGCAGGGTCTCACGCACCGCCACGGGTGAGGACAGGCAGATGTCTTCGGCGAGTGCGAGCGCCCGGTCCAGGGCGCATCCGGCATCGGTCACTTCGTTGACCAGCCCCAGTCGACAGGCGCGTTCCGAATCCAGGGTGCGTCCGGAGACGAGCAGTTCCCGCGCCACGTTCGGGGGCAGCGCCCGGGCGGCGCGGAAGAGCGCACCGGAGGACGCGACGAGCCCGCGACGGGTTTCGGGGAGGCCGAAAAACGCTGTGCGGGAAGCGATGATCGCGTCACATGCGAGTGCCATCTCGAATCCGCCGCCGAGTGCGGGCCCTTCGACTGCGGCGATCAGTGGGGTGTGGCGTTCACGCCGTGTGATGCCGTACTCGCCGCCCCGTTCGGTCCGCAGGCTCACGCTCACACCGAGATCGGTTCCGGCACTGAACACCCGTGGGGTTCCGGTGAGTACACCGGCCCACAGTTCGGGGTCGTCCTCGAGGCGGTTCAGTGCCGCATCTATGCCCTCGGTGACGGACCGGTCGATCGCATTGCGTTTGGCCTCCCGTTCGATGCGGACGACCAGAATCCTGCCGTGTTGCTCCTCGACGACGTCCATGGGTGGATGACCTCTGTGCCTGTAGTGGGACCGGGGCGGGTGTGCGCGGAGACCGCACGACCGGCAGGTCCCGGAGTGCTGTGGGTGGGATGCTTTTCAGGACACCCAGGTCGCGACCGTGTCGATGTCCGCCCGGGGGGTGCGGAAGCTGTTGGCCGGATGGGTGTCGTCGGCGTAGCCGAACGAGATCGAGCAGACGACCTTCCGGTCGTCGGCGAGGCCGAAGAATCGACGCAGGTAGGGCGCGCTGCCGGCGAGCGCGGCCTGCGGGACGGCGGCAACGCCGAGACTGTGCGCGGCGAGCAGGAAGGTGTTCACGTACAGGCCGCAGTCGACGGCACCGTAGACCCCGAGGGCCTCGTCCGAGGTGACGACGGCGACGTGCGGGGCGTCGAACAGGTCGAAGTTCTTCATCGTCTGTTCCGCCGAGGCGCGGCGGTCCCCCTCGGCGATGCCGACGCTGGAGTACAGCTGCATGGCGCAGTCCTTACGGCGTGTGCCGTAGTCGCCTCGGTATCCGGTGGGGAACGGGAAGTCCGGTTCCTGCGGGGACGAACGCACGTACTCGCGCAGTCCCGCTCGGAACCGCTCGGTGGCGTCCCCCTCGGTGAGCGACACCTGCCAGGGCTGAGTGTTGCACCACGACGGTGTGCGCTGTGCTGTCTCGAGAATCTGTTCCACTACGTCGCGTGGGACGGGGTCCGGCGCGAATGCGCGGCAGCTGCTTCGGGTTTCGAGCAGGAACCTCAGGGGTGTGTGGAGGTCCGCAGTGGGGGCGTCGCTCATGCCGGGCACCCCTGTCCGCCGGCCGCCCGGGAACCGATCCCGACCGGTGCGTCGCCGACGATCGAGATCCGCTCCATGACCCGCCGCGCCGGGTGGTAGTCGCTCGAGGCGTAGTGCTGGCACGTGCGGTTGTCCCAGAAGGCGACGGTGTCCGGCTGCCATCGCAGGCGCACCTGCAGTTCGGGGCGCATGAGGTGTCGGTAGAGCAACTGCAGCAACTCGTTCGACTCGCTCTCCGTCACCCCGAGAATGCGCTGGGTGAAGGCGACATTGACGAACAGCACGCGTCGGCCGGTCTCGGGGACGACCCGCACGACCGGGTGGGTGACGGCCGGGAACTCCGGCCGCAGCCGTTCGATCGCGTCCTGTGGCATTCCGGAGCCGAACGAGCGGACCCAGTCGTGCTCGGCCTCGAGTCCGTCGATCCGCGCCTTGAGGTCCTCGGGCAACAGATCGTAGGCCGCACCGGTGTCGGCCCACAGCGTGTCCCCGCCCACCGCGGGAATCTCGACTGCGCGCAGGACGGCCGCGAACGACGGAAACTTGTGCCAGGTGACATCGTTGTGCCAAATGTTCTCTGCGCCTACGGCATTCGCGTCCTTGGCCAGGGTGGCGACGTCGACTGCGCTCTGTCCGGGTTGGGTGTACTCGTAGAACGGGTGTTGTTCGAGCTCACCCCAGCGCGCGGCGAACGCACGATGGTCCTCCCGGGTGATGTCCTGACCACGGAAGAACAGCACCTTCCATTCGAGCAGTGCCCGGCGGAGTTCGGCGATGACCGTATCGGGCAAGTCGCCGCCGAGCCGGATACCGGAGATCTCCGCACCGATCGTGGGGGTCTGCGGCTCCAGGGAGAACAGCTCGTAGGGCCGGTCGTCCGCGTCCGCGGTGATGCGTGGCGCGACGATCGGGCCGAAGTATGCGAGGGGATCGGTGGGGGTGGGTGCGGCGGTGGTTGGGAGCGCGTAGGTCACGGGAAACTCCTAGAGGTACGGGGCGGGAGGCGATGTGGGGGCCTCGAACATGGCCACGAGTGCGCCCACGATGTCGGCGACGATCGCAGTGGTTTCCGAGGGGCTGTGGCCGGCGCCCTCTCGGGCGGCGAGCGCCGTCATGTTGAGCATGACGGCGTTACCGGTCCGCCAGCCTGCGATGTCCGCCGGTGCCGGGCAGAGGTCGATCAGCAGCTGATGGACCCGTCGATAGCTCTCTGCCATCAGATGCTTCCGGGTCAGATCCGCGAGCGCGGGGTCGGTGACCGCCTGCACGAGGAAGCGCGCGTAGCGACTGCCGGGCCGGCCGAGGGTCTCGGCCGCCAGGGGGTGGACGAGGGCTTCGACGGCGAGCCGGACGGTTTCCGGGGAGCCCGACTGCTCCATCGCGTCGAGCAACCGGGTGCGGCGGGCGTTGACCGGGGCCATGCGCGTCCCGATCAGAGCGTCGAGGAGTCCGTCCCGGGAACCGAAATGATATTTCGCCGCGGAATTGTTGGATTGGTTTGCTGCGAGCTGGACGTCTTTGAGCGTGAGTGCCGGCAGGCCACGCTCCACGATGAGCCGTTCGGCGGCGTCGATCATCGCCGTTCGGGGAGTGGTGCGGGTCACACAAAGGACTTTAAGGCCGCAGACTTAACCTGTCAAGGGGTGAGGGTTTCCGCTGTCCTCAACTCTCTCGGTCGGGATCAGAACCCTCACCGAGCAACGATTGTCAGGGGTTGCGCGCGACAGCACGGCGCGATAGTTTGCCGTCGTCGATGTAGTGCAGAAATCATACGAGCACCGCATCCGTACCGGAATCCTCATTACACGTCATTTTCTGCGCATTCATTCCCTGCATTCGTTGCGCACAATTATCGACGCCCTTCCCGGGAATCTCCCGGTCGGGCGCTTCCGTCGAACAATGGCGGACCTCTGATCTCGGAAAGGGTCGACATGGCACTGTCTGCTCTCATTCGCCCCTGACGACGTCACGAACCACCCGTTCACGGCACCACCATGGAGGTCTCGATGTACCCCGGAACACATGCTCGCACCCACCCCGACAGAATCGCCGTCCGGATGAGCCGCGGCCCCGGCCTGACCTACCGGGAGCTCGACGAGCGTTCGGTACGACTCGCCCGCGAGCTGCGTGCACGGGGCCTGAAGGTGGGTGACGGTATCGCGATCCTGGCCGAGAACCACGTCCGTTTCTTCGAAGTTTATTGGGCGGCAGTACGGTCCGGCCTGTACGTCACCGCGATCAACCGGCACAGCACACCGGACGAGGCCGCGTACATCATGGCGGACTCGGGGGCGCGGGTCCTGATCTGCTCGCACGGCTTGCAGGAGACCGTCGTCGGGTTGCTGCCGCTCCTCGACGCCGACGTGCACCGCCTGATGTTCGACGGTGTCGTCGACGGCGTCGAACACTACGAGGACGTACTGGCACAGCAGTCGCCGGAACCCCTCGACGACGAGCCCCGCGGCCAGCTGATGCTCTACTCCTCCGGCACCACGGGTCGACCGAAGGGGGTCAAGCGGGCGCTGACGGGTCTGCAGGTCGACGACCCTGCCGCACCCCACAACTCGAACCTGCTCTGCAGCATCACCTCGATGGACGGGGACTCGGTGTACCTGGTGCCCGGGCCGCTCTACCATGCCGCAGCATTCAACTGGTCGATCGCGGTGCAGGAGATCGGCGGCACCGTCGTCGTCATGTCGAAGTGGGATCCGGAGGAGTTCCTGGCGTCGGTCGAGCGTCACCGCGTCACACACACCCAGCTCGTACCCACGATGATGGTGCGGCTCCTCAAAATGGACCCGGAGATCCGGGCCCGCCACGATCTGTCCTCACTCGAGGCCCTGCTGCATTCCGCCGCGCCGTGCCCCGTCGGCGTCAAGCTCGAGATGCTGGACTGGCTGGGGCCGATCGTAGACGAGTACTACACCGGCACAGAGGGTCTCGGCGTCACATTCGTCGCGGCACCGGACTGGGAAGCTCGTCCGGGCACAGTGGGCCGGTCGGTCACGGGTCCGATCCACATCTGCGACGACGACGGCAGGGAGTTGGCCGTGGGCGAGGTCGGCACGGTGTACTTCGAACGCACGGGGGCGCCCTTCAGCTACCACAACGACGAGACGAAGACCGCCGACGCGCGGCACCCGGACCATCCGACCTGGTCGACGATCGGGGACGTGGGACGCCTCGACCCGGACGGCTACCTGTACCTGACGGACCGCAAGGCGTTCATGATCATCGCCGGCGGTGTGAACATCTACCCTGCCGAGATCGAGAACCGGCTGATCATGCACCCGGGTGTCGCCGACGTCGCCGTGTTCGGTCTGCCCGACGCCGACATGGGCGAGTACGTGCACGCCGTCGTGCAACCCGCACCGGGTACCGAGGCCACCCCGGAACTCGCGGACGACATTCTCGCGTTCGCCCGGGAACACCTCTCCCGGTTCAAGGTGCCCCGCATCCTCGAGTTCCGGGACGAACTGCCCCGACTG from Prescottella sp. R16 includes these protein-coding regions:
- a CDS encoding nitroreductase, which gives rise to MSDAPTADLHTPLRFLLETRSSCRAFAPDPVPRDVVEQILETAQRTPSWCNTQPWQVSLTEGDATERFRAGLREYVRSSPQEPDFPFPTGYRGDYGTRRKDCAMQLYSSVGIAEGDRRASAEQTMKNFDLFDAPHVAVVTSDEALGVYGAVDCGLYVNTFLLAAHSLGVAAVPQAALAGSAPYLRRFFGLADDRKVVCSISFGYADDTHPANSFRTPRADIDTVATWVS
- a CDS encoding alpha/beta fold hydrolase; the protein is MEQAINPVDGVGVAFRVIGDGTPLMLVHGTALSSAIWRAFGYVKALRHEYQLILPDMRGHGRSDGPYEPASYAMDLVVGDVLAILDRLGHERAHYLGYSFGGRVGLSVAAAAPDRLRTLTVGGGSSRPQAGSFDRLFFPGCVDVLDRDGMTAFLDTWNAHRSTPLDPATRAAFDANDPRALVAYMRRAEQEPGVPDSVLASITLPTLLFVGSEDRMRLGDTRRMAALIPGAELAVLDGDHATTVMASGDVLSVVGPFLEAH
- a CDS encoding aldehyde dehydrogenase family protein; amino-acid sequence: MDELVSINPATLDEIGRTPVTSLHELDTAVRRANDVFPGWSADRALRQKLLQACADALTLRAADIVPLLVREQGKTAAEAGGEIWISAEHLTHAAEADWPDEEPGPDAAGRTARVQKIPLGAVAAVVPWNFPVFLTVAKIAPALAAGNTVVVKPAESVSLVVDTVVQLLAEILPEGVLQIVHGGPDVGRTLVEHPLIRKVSFTGSTQVGRLIMKQAAESITPVTLELGGNDPAIVLDDADIAYTAQSLARSAFFNAGQMCVAPKRAYVPAGRVDEFCQAFAAHAAALSVGDGLDPATTMGPLHSKAQLEFVHGLLDDAVARGATIVTGGGRGTDLPGYFLEPTLVRDVDDTFDLVALEQFGPVFPVVAYTSLDDVVATVDSQEFGLGASVWGTDEAAATEVAERLAAGSVWVNQHNAVEVELPFGGIKSSGFGREGGIEGIGDYLQTRVLNIKHTS
- a CDS encoding TauD/TfdA family dioxygenase is translated as MTYALPTTAAPTPTDPLAYFGPIVAPRITADADDRPYELFSLEPQTPTIGAEISGIRLGGDLPDTVIAELRRALLEWKVLFFRGQDITREDHRAFAARWGELEQHPFYEYTQPGQSAVDVATLAKDANAVGAENIWHNDVTWHKFPSFAAVLRAVEIPAVGGDTLWADTGAAYDLLPEDLKARIDGLEAEHDWVRSFGSGMPQDAIERLRPEFPAVTHPVVRVVPETGRRVLFVNVAFTQRILGVTESESNELLQLLYRHLMRPELQVRLRWQPDTVAFWDNRTCQHYASSDYHPARRVMERISIVGDAPVGIGSRAAGGQGCPA
- a CDS encoding Lrp/AsnC family transcriptional regulator → MTEIRMQECAELDEVDLRLVNALQFAPRASWTTVGAALGIDPVTAARRWTRLADSGSAWVTAHPAGPQTAALIEVECVAGAARTTADALSRRPHVLTVEHTSGGHGLLLTVSVVDVAALSRLLLDIEELPGIRSTRTHPVIRPYALGGDWQVRALDGEQRGRLTPPARRGRAPLHPLDDTDRRLLACLFDDGRAPLTDIAVRLGCSVTTVRRRLTALLGRNALLRCDIAQPLSGWPISVSVWARVPVDDCTDVGRRLVALPETRACLALAGAPANFYHSVWVRSLDDVHRVERTLRHLVPSLDIQGRTITLHTVKRMGRILDDHGRSVEAVPMDIWADPVSAPRGTARPRTGRHRRP
- a CDS encoding TetR/AcrR family transcriptional regulator: MTRTTPRTAMIDAAERLIVERGLPALTLKDVQLAANQSNNSAAKYHFGSRDGLLDALIGTRMAPVNARRTRLLDAMEQSGSPETVRLAVEALVHPLAAETLGRPGSRYARFLVQAVTDPALADLTRKHLMAESYRRVHQLLIDLCPAPADIAGWRTGNAVMLNMTALAAREGAGHSPSETTAIVADIVGALVAMFEAPTSPPAPYL
- a CDS encoding M20 family metallopeptidase, with amino-acid sequence MSLTDDARTLQDDLVRLRRQLHAEPEVGLHLPRTQDRVLQALDGLPLEVTTGSALSSVTAVLRGGRPGPTVLLRGDMDALPVGEKVNVDYASRVPDRMHACGHDLHTSMLAGAAHLLAARREQLAGDVVFMFQPGEEGYDGAGHMLVEGVLEASGSRPVAAYGLHVSASGAPGGVFVTRKGPLMAASDVVTVTVLGRGGHGSAPYATLDPIPPACEMVTALQTFAARSFPSFDPVVITAGAFHAGTAANVIPDDARFDLSVRSFSQENREKVRDGIIRVCRGIAAAHGMDVDVDYHEQYPVTVNDDTEAEFVADVVAETYGPERFAWQPQPATASEDFSRVLDEIPGAFVFLGACPADRDPTKAAYNHSPHAEFDDSVLADGAALYSELAVRRLTTSVRDEPHARAR
- a CDS encoding acyl-CoA synthetase — protein: MYPGTHARTHPDRIAVRMSRGPGLTYRELDERSVRLARELRARGLKVGDGIAILAENHVRFFEVYWAAVRSGLYVTAINRHSTPDEAAYIMADSGARVLICSHGLQETVVGLLPLLDADVHRLMFDGVVDGVEHYEDVLAQQSPEPLDDEPRGQLMLYSSGTTGRPKGVKRALTGLQVDDPAAPHNSNLLCSITSMDGDSVYLVPGPLYHAAAFNWSIAVQEIGGTVVVMSKWDPEEFLASVERHRVTHTQLVPTMMVRLLKMDPEIRARHDLSSLEALLHSAAPCPVGVKLEMLDWLGPIVDEYYTGTEGLGVTFVAAPDWEARPGTVGRSVTGPIHICDDDGRELAVGEVGTVYFERTGAPFSYHNDETKTADARHPDHPTWSTIGDVGRLDPDGYLYLTDRKAFMIIAGGVNIYPAEIENRLIMHPGVADVAVFGLPDADMGEYVHAVVQPAPGTEATPELADDILAFAREHLSRFKVPRILEFRDELPRLESGKLRKDLLRAEYLPC
- a CDS encoding enoyl-CoA hydratase-related protein, which gives rise to MDVVEEQHGRILVVRIEREAKRNAIDRSVTEGIDAALNRLEDDPELWAGVLTGTPRVFSAGTDLGVSVSLRTERGGEYGITRRERHTPLIAAVEGPALGGGFEMALACDAIIASRTAFFGLPETRRGLVASSGALFRAARALPPNVARELLVSGRTLDSERACRLGLVNEVTDAGCALDRALALAEDICLSSPVAVRETLRALRALTAAEDALGWRSTEHAVDAFRASEDMAEGISAFFEGRTPRWCGR